One window from the genome of Marinobacter sp. LV10R510-11A encodes:
- the rpiA gene encoding ribose-5-phosphate isomerase RpiA, whose amino-acid sequence MTQDELKKAVAKAAVDYIAPRLERDSIIGVGTGSTANFFIDMLAELKTEFDGAVASSEATAERLKSHGIPVYDLNSVGELEFYVDGADETNERLELIKGGGGALTREKIIAGVAKTFICIADGSKKVGILGDFPLPVEVIPMARSHVGREIVKLGGDPVYRDGFTTDNGNIILDIYNMDISRPIQVEERLNNIVGAVTNGLFARRPADLLLLGTSAGIESIPRKGI is encoded by the coding sequence ATGACCCAGGACGAACTCAAGAAAGCCGTTGCCAAAGCCGCAGTAGACTACATAGCGCCGCGCCTGGAGCGCGACAGCATTATTGGCGTTGGCACGGGAAGCACGGCCAACTTCTTTATCGATATGCTCGCGGAGCTGAAAACTGAGTTCGACGGTGCTGTAGCCAGCTCAGAAGCCACAGCAGAGCGTCTGAAAAGCCACGGCATTCCCGTTTACGATCTGAACAGTGTGGGTGAACTGGAGTTCTACGTGGATGGCGCGGACGAAACCAACGAACGCCTTGAACTCATCAAAGGCGGTGGCGGCGCACTTACTCGTGAGAAGATCATTGCGGGGGTCGCAAAGACCTTTATCTGCATTGCCGACGGATCCAAAAAGGTCGGCATACTCGGCGACTTCCCCTTGCCGGTAGAAGTTATCCCCATGGCACGGAGCCATGTTGGCCGTGAAATCGTCAAACTGGGCGGAGACCCTGTGTACCGCGACGGATTCACAACCGATAACGGCAACATTATTCTGGATATCTACAACATGGATATTTCTCGCCCGATCCAGGTCGAGGAAAGACTGAACAACATTGTGGGCGCTGTTACCAATGGGCTCTTCGCCCGCCGCCCTGCCGACCTACTGTTGCTCGGTACGAGCGCTGGGATTGAGAGCATTCCCCGCAAAGGCATCTGA
- a CDS encoding acyl-CoA dehydrogenase family protein, with amino-acid sequence MSDYFNDTHNQVRMTARKFITTHVLPHIDEWEEAGEFPREIFKKAGDAGLLAAGFPEVLGGMGEGDVFLKVAISEEFMRSTSGGFVASLGSLDIGLPPVAKWAKKEIREQIVPSVLSGEKISALAITEPGGGSDVASLKTRAVKDGDHYIVNGSKTFITSGTRADHYTVAVRTGGEGHGGISLLLVDRDMPGFSNGTKLRKMGWWASDTAELFFEDCRVPADRLIGAENAGFIAIMSNFLSERLMLAIMAYMTAQMAYEAALEYTKQRNAFGRSIAGFQVTRHKLVDMATQIDIAREYTYRCADLMQKGKNPIKQVAMAKNFSVEVCENVTREAVQLFGGMGYMRESVVDRLYRDAKILSIGGGTTEIMKELIAKQIKL; translated from the coding sequence GTGTCCGATTATTTCAACGATACGCACAATCAAGTGCGCATGACTGCCCGAAAATTCATCACAACTCACGTTCTTCCCCATATTGATGAATGGGAAGAAGCCGGTGAGTTTCCTCGTGAAATTTTCAAAAAGGCAGGCGATGCCGGCCTGCTCGCCGCCGGCTTCCCAGAAGTGCTGGGAGGCATGGGTGAAGGCGACGTTTTTCTAAAAGTCGCTATTTCAGAAGAATTTATGCGCTCTACCTCCGGCGGCTTTGTTGCCAGCCTGGGCTCCCTAGATATTGGCTTACCGCCCGTTGCAAAATGGGCAAAGAAAGAGATTCGCGAACAGATTGTGCCATCGGTACTGAGTGGTGAGAAAATCTCCGCACTGGCCATCACCGAACCCGGCGGCGGCTCCGACGTGGCCAGCCTGAAAACCCGTGCGGTGAAAGACGGTGATCATTACATTGTGAATGGCAGCAAAACCTTCATTACCAGTGGCACCCGTGCGGATCACTACACGGTTGCTGTGCGCACAGGTGGTGAAGGCCACGGCGGTATCAGCCTGCTGCTAGTCGACCGCGACATGCCGGGATTCTCTAACGGTACAAAGCTGCGGAAAATGGGCTGGTGGGCCAGCGACACGGCAGAGCTCTTCTTCGAAGACTGCCGAGTACCGGCTGATCGCCTGATCGGCGCAGAGAACGCAGGCTTTATTGCCATCATGAGCAACTTCCTGTCAGAGCGGCTGATGCTGGCAATCATGGCCTACATGACCGCTCAGATGGCCTATGAAGCTGCCCTGGAATACACCAAACAGCGCAATGCCTTCGGCCGCAGCATTGCCGGCTTTCAGGTAACTCGCCACAAGCTGGTAGACATGGCAACCCAGATCGACATCGCCCGGGAGTACACCTACCGTTGTGCGGATCTTATGCAAAAAGGTAAGAATCCGATCAAACAGGTAGCCATGGCCAAGAACTTCTCCGTGGAAGTCTGTGAGAACGTCACTCGCGAGGCTGTGCAACTTTTCGGCGGCATGGGTTACATGCGCGAATCTGTGGTTGATCGCTTGTACCGGGATGCAAAGATTCTATCAATTGGCGGTGGCACCACCGAGATCATGAAGGAACTTATTGCCAAGCAGATCAAGCTTTAA
- a CDS encoding DUF2333 family protein yields MPGKIRQYFRDKKDNTQDYAGNKGVIGKFVVVVLLVYLLVAVVMGMYWSSEPESFSVREHTRAVANDMQREPITGFATTVTMIRIAETLLDKPGGYITNDIFPPGLWLDNVPNWEYGVLVQLRDLSRAMRRDISRSQSQSAEDPDLIIAEPQFHFDSASWAIPSTEAEYRRGITALKRYLDRLSSPEQAYAQFFARADNLNNWLGDLETRLGSLSRTLGESVGKASVSEAVANVDSDNPLTEETGGGDIKTEWAKIDDVFYEARGSSWALLHIFRAIEVDFRKVLRDKNAISSVKQVIIELEGAQGDMWSPVILNGSGFGVLANHSLTMAAYLSRANAAISDMRDLLSRG; encoded by the coding sequence ATGCCAGGCAAAATCAGACAGTATTTCAGAGACAAAAAGGACAACACTCAGGATTATGCCGGCAACAAAGGCGTGATCGGCAAATTTGTGGTTGTTGTTCTGCTGGTATATCTGTTGGTGGCAGTGGTGATGGGGATGTACTGGAGCAGTGAGCCGGAGTCCTTCTCGGTGCGCGAGCATACCCGGGCGGTCGCCAATGATATGCAAAGGGAGCCCATAACGGGCTTTGCGACAACCGTAACGATGATCCGCATAGCCGAAACCCTTCTGGATAAGCCGGGTGGTTATATCACCAACGATATTTTCCCGCCGGGCCTGTGGCTGGATAACGTACCTAACTGGGAATACGGAGTGCTGGTGCAGTTACGCGACCTGTCTCGCGCTATGCGCAGGGATATCAGCCGCTCCCAGAGCCAGTCTGCAGAAGATCCGGATCTGATCATTGCCGAGCCACAATTCCACTTTGACAGCGCAAGCTGGGCCATTCCATCGACAGAGGCGGAGTACCGCCGGGGCATTACTGCACTGAAGCGTTACCTCGATCGCCTTTCCAGCCCAGAGCAGGCCTACGCCCAGTTCTTTGCCAGAGCCGACAACCTCAATAACTGGCTGGGTGATCTGGAGACTCGCCTGGGCAGCCTTTCGCGCACCCTTGGTGAGAGTGTTGGCAAAGCATCGGTATCAGAAGCGGTGGCTAACGTTGATTCCGACAACCCGTTGACCGAAGAGACGGGCGGCGGCGATATAAAAACCGAGTGGGCCAAGATTGACGATGTGTTCTACGAAGCCCGGGGCAGCTCCTGGGCATTGCTGCACATCTTCCGCGCGATTGAGGTGGATTTCCGCAAGGTGCTTCGGGACAAGAATGCCATTTCCAGCGTCAAGCAGGTCATCATTGAGCTTGAAGGAGCCCAGGGTGACATGTGGAGCCCGGTTATCCTGAACGGTAGTGGATTTGGTGTGCTGGCGAACCATTCGCTGACTATGGCGGCCTATCTATCCCGTGCCAATGCGGCGATCAGCGATATGCGGGATTTGCTATCTAGGGGCTGA
- the ppa gene encoding inorganic diphosphatase codes for MQFDNIPAGKNPPEDIYVAIEIPAFSSPVKYELDKDMGALLVDRFMATPMFYPANYGFIPHTLADDGDPIDVLVVTPHPVEHGSIIRCRPVGVLNMEDEAGGDAKLLAVPHSKLTSIYDDVKELEDLPELLRAQIKHFFENYKTLEPGKWVKVQGWGSAADAKQAIVDSIKAYTN; via the coding sequence ATGCAATTCGACAACATCCCCGCAGGCAAGAACCCGCCTGAAGACATCTACGTTGCCATTGAAATTCCGGCCTTCAGCTCCCCCGTCAAGTATGAACTGGACAAAGACATGGGCGCGCTATTGGTAGACCGGTTTATGGCCACCCCCATGTTCTATCCGGCAAACTACGGGTTTATCCCCCACACTCTGGCGGACGACGGCGACCCGATTGACGTGCTTGTGGTTACCCCTCATCCGGTTGAACATGGCTCGATTATCCGCTGCCGGCCGGTGGGTGTTCTGAACATGGAAGATGAAGCCGGTGGTGACGCCAAGCTGCTTGCCGTGCCGCACAGCAAGCTGACCAGCATCTACGATGACGTTAAAGAGCTCGAAGATCTGCCAGAATTGCTGCGTGCACAGATCAAGCACTTTTTTGAAAACTACAAGACGCTTGAGCCAGGCAAGTGGGTCAAGGTGCAAGGCTGGGGCAGCGCTGCCGACGCCAAGCAAGCCATTGTTGATTCGATCAAGGCCTATACCAACTAA